A single genomic interval of Rhododendron vialii isolate Sample 1 chromosome 3a, ASM3025357v1 harbors:
- the LOC131320784 gene encoding putative disease resistance protein At4g19050, whose translation MAQDSSQLSINITSTTASTVVQRKEAIFKLLSDESVKKITLTGDSGVGKTWTAKLVSVDAKKEGLFEIVLWVFLDSKYNEAAVRESIARQLSLLSLADEWDGGDDVKEAEKVKKNENIQEMIAKSVARKRLLLILDYKGKNKMDVEQKTLELESPPIEEEMAFESEDLILDDEGMKLNEEQIISNLETMLNLDSQSSYKVIITRVNASTGTEGVIRVEPLLEKESLFLLEKRVGGGVHDVPAIKSLGEAFIQKTKHMPGSIILMAKTFSYFIQHGCGVGMLKRALEEASTEECYNLNQLLCNGYDLVLPRSIIIDCCRQQSHFFLGHGKSIYYNELIAYWILEGYLGHVDCLEKAYEKGHSVLIELVDCQVLRNLEGGFVTVGSGTNRLEDLDRYGFGGRASLGLADLFTVGNWEGFGRLTNIDGMVKSICKGIKGLKLSTLFLDGCHCSEILDCFYSSKQKLREELQVLAIFNPTFESLPQLLNDLHELVVLVLRSCDFLVKIDHRFDFKNLTVLEISNASSLKKIPDDFFDHIPKLESLHISELYLNPLPPSIYNLKELRWLILRGCSCFRTLNSLKNYKKLLVLDVSGATYLTKFEDKAFNHTPHLQTLNLSLTSITLVPKLSDLKELTRFSLSGCKHLQRFRRTHSLPSLQVLDLSGAINFKEFHELSPDLPTGIKILDLSETRLRDLPSSMNPRHLFLKRCSEIQKLTHTETLQNLEVLDLSGTTSLVEIEDEFFSNLDSLQILNLSETSIQSLPSLSKASDLRQLLLSGCNSLTEIKDESFEHMSCLEHLDLSETHIKFLPSLQNISNLSVLSLKRCTQLKKLPPLETLSNLEELYLCDIYCLKEKGAGFLEHMSQLRILDLSATLIEDLPSMSNLKSLHQLYLTGCHRLQRVPNLEELTTLEVLDLSGTAITCLPQMDNFSKLRKLLLTGCTNLEGFFPVEMLDLLGTTVDQLPYGISNLTNLEFLEIPSTKNTQAAEGTNTDFPQEWLQPYQWGISSFEKPSISISGALFVQFLEKYPSVLERSFTQFHLCVRPTKGEKESKSSYSYNNNCTFRDIRFLQAAEFCRFKEQRSLEIHGFDRFPEGIEGVLSNADCVCFINNTFVNWTWFSRIGVSNLKAMTGCWIEGCTEMKGVFNRGKASDIAELGKKLQFLGISNAINLRTTHDSQCFQNLTSLYLDCCPKLSFVFSSYRLPENLRVLQVKFCDKLERVFNVPQASPEPELRNLEKLYLWELPEVKSIGCRLPSLQTLTVWECPKLQKLEDTIGFAESLQTLCISNVVDLKSINTASEQLDTLILESCPKLKSVLSLNQRPQSPTTLKIRSCNEMKSIFGNSR comes from the exons ATGGCACAGGATAGCTCCCAATTGAG tATCAATATTACTTCTACTACGGCCTCTACAGTGGTTCAGCGGAAGGAGGCTATCTTCAAGCTATTAAGTGATGAAAGTGTAAAGAAAATTACTCTTACTGGGGATTCTGGAGTGGGAAAAACATGGACGGCTAAACTGGTAAGTGTGGATGCAAAGAAAGAAGGTTTGTTTGAGATCGTTCTCTGGGTATTCCTCGATAGCAAATATAACGAGGCTGCTGTTCGTGAGAGTATTGCTCGTCAATTATCTCTGCTTTCCCTTGCTGATGAGTGGGATGGTGGGGATGATGTTAAGGAGGCAGAGAaggtgaaaaaaaatgaaaacatacAAGAGATGATTGCCAAATCTGTTGCGAGAAAAAGGCTTCTTCTAATTTTGGATTataagggaaaaaataaaatggatgTCGAACAGAAAACGCTGGAATTGGAAAGCCCTCCAATTGAGGAAGAGATGGCATTTGAATCGGAAGACCTAATTTTGGATGACGAAGGAATGAAATTGAATGAAGAACAGATAATATCCAATTTGGAAACCATGCTGAATCTCGATAGCCAAAGCTCATACAAGGTTATAATCACCAGAGTGAATGCTTCCACGGGAACAGAAGGAGTTATACGGGTGGAGCCTTTGTTGGAAAAAGAGTCACTGTTCTTATTGGAAAAAAGGGTTGGGGGAGGAGTTCATGATGTTCCAGCCATCAAGTCATTAGGTGAAGCCTTCATTCAAAAGACAAAACATATGCCTGGTTCAATTATCTTGATGGCTAAAACCTTTAGTTATTTTATTCAACATGGCTGTGGGGTTGGGATGCTTAAGAGGGCTTTGGAAGAAGCATCTACTGAGGAATGCTATAATCTAAACCAGCTTCTATGCAATGGGTATGATCTTGTGTTGCCTAGGAGCATCATAATTGACTGCTGTCGACAACAAAGTCACTTCTTTCTGGGCCACGGAAAAAGCATCTATTACAATGAGTTGATAGCATACTGGATTTTGGAAGGATATCTCGGACACGTCGACTGTCTTGAGAAGGCATATGAGAAGGGTCATTCTGTTCTCATTGAGCTTGTGGATTGTCAAGTGCTCAGAAACTTGGAGGGTGGCTTTGTTACAGTGGGCAGTGGAACTAACCGTTTGGAAGACTTAGATCGTTATGGATTTGGGGGGAGAGCAAGTCTTGGGTTGGCTGATCTATTTACGGTTGGCAACTGGGAAGGATTCGGTAGACTCACGAATATAGATGGAATGGTGAAATCAATTTGCAAAGGCATAAAGGGGCTGAAATTATCAACACTTTTCCTTGATGGTTGCCATTGTTCGGAAATCCTGGATTGTTTCTACTCGTCAAAGCAGAAACTAAGAGAAGAACTTCAAGTTCTTGCCATTTTCAACCCGACCTTCGAATCACTGCCCCAACTCTTGAATGACTTGCACGAGCTTGTTGTGCTTGTGCTCAGAAGTTGTGATTTTTTGGTGAAGATCGACCACAGGTTTGATTTCAAAAATTTGACTGTTCTTGAGATATCCAATGCTAGCTCTTTGAAGAAAATTCCAGATgatttttttgatcatattcCCAAACTTGAAAGCCTGCATATATCCGAGCTTTACCTCAATCCTCTACCTCCGTCTATTTACAATCTTAAAGAATTACGCTGGCTCATACTTAGAGGGTGTTCTTGCTTCCGAACACTAAACAGtctgaaaaattacaaaaaacttTTGGTACTTGATGTTTCTGGCGCCACGTATTTGACAAAATTTGAAGACAAAGCCTTTAACCACACTCCACATCTTCAAACGCTTAATCTTTCGCTTACCTCTATTACATTGGTACCAAAACTTTCCGATCTTAAAGAGCTTACTCGTTTCTCACTAAGTGGCTGTAAACACTTACAAAGATTTCGTAGAACTCACTCACTTCCTAGTCTCCAAGTTCTCGATCTTTCAGGAGCTATAAATTTTAAAGAATTCCATGAGCTTTCACCAGATCTTCCTACAGGCATTAAAATTCTAGATCTATCTGAGACTCGTTTACGGGATCTTCCTTCTTCGATGAATCCTCGTCATCTCTTTCTAAAACGTTGCTCTGAGATACAAAAACTGACACACACCGAAACACTTCAAAACCTCGAGGTACTTGATCTTTCAGGTACCACAAGTCTGGTGGAAATTGAAGACGAATTCTTTAGCAATCTGGATTCTCTTCAAATTCTCAACCTTTCGGAAACTAGCATACAAAGTCTTCCATCCCTTTCAAAGGCTTCTGACCTCCGTCAGCTACTTTTATCGGGCTGCAATTCTTTGACAGAAATCAAAGATGAGTCCTTTGAGCACATGTCCTGCCTTGAGCATCTTGACCTCTCTGAGACCCATATTAAGTTTTTGCCTTCGCTTCAGAATATTAGCAACCTCTCCGTGCTCTCACTTAAAAGATGTACCCAGTTGAAAAAACTTCCACCGCTTGAAACATTGTCAAATCTTGAGGAGCTATATTTGTGCGATATTTACTGTTTGAAGGAAAAGGGAGCTGGATTTTTGGAGCACATGAGCCAACTTCGGATTCTTGACCTCTCTGCAACCCTGATTGAGGATTTACCGTCCATGTCAAATCTCAAAAGCCTTCATCAGCTATATCTAACAGGTTGTCACCGCTTACAAAGGGTGCCGAATTTGGAAGAGTTGACGACACTCGAGGTTCTGGATCTTTCTGGAACAGCGATCACTTGTCTACCGCAGATGGATAATTTCAGTAAACTCAGGAAACTTCTCCTTACGGGATGCACAAATTTGGAAGGGTTTTTCCCAGTGGAGATGCTTGATCTGTTGGGGACTACCGTTGATCAGCTTCCCTACGGAATCTCGAACTTGACGAATCTTGAATTCCTTGAGATTCCAAGCACGAAAAATACTCAAGCAGCAGAGGGAACAAATACAGATTTCCCACAAGAATGGCTGCAACCTTACCAGTGGGGCATCTCCAGTTTTGAAAAGCCTTCCATATCTATATCTGGTGCGCTTTTCGTCCAATTCCTGGAGAAATATCCCTCTGTATTGGAGAGAAGCTTCACACAGTTTCATCTATGTGTTCGCCCTACGAAGGGGGAAAAAGAGAGCAAGAGTTCATATTCTTATAACAACAACTGCACTTTCAGAGATATCCGCTTCCTGCAGGCTGCAGAATTTTGTCGTTTTAAAGAGCAACGATCCCTCGAGATTCATGGGTTCGACCGTTTCCCCGAGGGCATTGAGGGTGTGCTCTCCAATGCTGACTGTGTGTGTTTTATTAATAACACTTTCGTCAACTGGACATGGTTTTCACGTATTGGTGTTTCTAATCTCAAGGCAATGACAGGCTGCTGGATAGAGGGATGCACAGAAATGAAGGGTGTTTTTAACAGGGGAAAGGCAAGCGATATTGCTGAATTGGGGAAGAAATTACAGTTTCTGGGGATTTCAAATGCTATTAATTTGCGAACTACACACGATAGTCAGTGCTTTCAGAATCTTACTTCTCTATATCTTGATTGTTGTCCGAagcttagttttgttttctcttcatACCGGCTGCCAGAAAATCTGAGAGTTCTTCAAGTTAAGTTTTGCGATAAATTGGAGAGAGTATTTAATGTTCCACAAGCATCGCCAGAGCCTGAATTACGGAACTTGGAGAAGCTGTATCTGTGGGAACTTCCAGAGGTCAAGAGCATAGGATGCAGATTACCATCCCTACAAACTCTAACGGTATGGGAGTGCCCAAAACTGCAGAAATTGGAGGACACTATAGGATTTGCAGAAAGCTTGCAGACCTTGTGCATTTCAAATGTTGTTGATTTGAAGAGCATTAACACGGCAAGTGAGCAGCTTGATACTTTGATTCTCGAGAGTTGCCCGAAGCTCAAAAGTGTTCTTTCTTTGAACCAGCGGCCACAAAGTCCCACAACTCTCAAAATCAGATCATGCAACGAAATGAAGAGCATATTTGGCAACAGCAGATGA
- the LOC131320788 gene encoding uncharacterized protein LOC131320788 isoform X2 → MIFSVFVFFICSYKACYPLFCDYRNNETENESRDLGLNPIKLSSSNSGTATSDADLHKVICLPVPDDSADIITHFIKNTAIIQGKHEGAAEIKHGSHRHPLTLYEGPIDHASSHFNVAWNVQKCHGCAQSISAPFYYCVECEFYLHVWCAELPEELRHPAHPQHNLFLSKGSCVIKCKCCNLFGSTLFYECEKCYFYLDCKCASLPRVIKHESHDKHTLALRPTPFSGTCISCSASLRISFECWGCKFNLCVRCAILPRTVRHRYDKHPFTLTYSPLPYRTDDDFCEICEEGIDSNRWFYHCGECDQYLHTDCILPVDQVSNMVYNDWKPINSRKHPHRLIFVAANPDTSCSLCQRSNADSDYYWCPPCGFRLCNSCEEKEIEGEIC, encoded by the exons ATGATTTTctctgtctttgttttttttatttgttcataTAAAGCATGCTATCCTCTATTTTGTGATTACAGGAACAACGAAACAGAGAATGAAAGTCGTGATCTTGGCCTTAATCCGATCAAACTTTCTTCTAGCAATTCGGGGACAGCAACCTCGGACGCTGATCTACACAA GGTTATCTGCTTGCCGGTGCCTGATGATTCAGCTGATATTATCACCCATTTTATCAAGAACACCGCAATAATACAAGGGAAGCACGAGGGAGCGGCAGAGATCAAGCATGGTAGTCACCGTCACCCATTAACTCTTTATGAAGGGCCAATCGACCATGCATCGTCCCACTTTAATGTGGCATGGAATGTTCAAAAATGTCATGGGTGTGCACAAAGCATCTCTGCTCCATTTTACTATTGTGTTGAATGCGAGTTTTACCTACATGTGTGGTGTGCGGAGCTACCCGAGGAGCTACGACACCCAGCTCACCCACAACATAATCTTTTCTTGAGCAAGGGCAGTTGTGTTATCAAATGCAAGTGCTGCAACTTATTTGGCTCTACCCTTTTTTACGAATGCGAAAAATGTTATTTCTACCTCGACTGCAAGTGTGCGTCCCTACCTCGAGTTATCAAACATGAAAGTCACGACAAGCACACTCTTGCCCTCAGGCCAACACCCTTCTCTGGCACTTGCATATCATGCAGTGCCAGTTTGAGAATATCATTTGAATGTTGGGGCTGCAAATTCAATCTATGCGTACGGTGCGCTATTTTACCACGCACTGTTCGGCATAGATATGACAAACACCCGTTCACCTTAACCTATTCTCCTCTTCCGTACCGGACAGACGACGATTTTTGCGAAATTTGCGAGGAAGGGATCGACTCCAACCGTTGGTTCTATCATTGTGGGGAATGCGACCAATATCTTCACACGGATTGTATACTCCCCGTTGATCAAGTTTCAAATATGGTATATAATGATTGGAAACCCATTAACAGTCGGAAGCATCCGCACCGGCTCATTTTCGTCGCAGCCAACCCAGACACGTCGTGCAGCCTGTGCCAGAGGAGTAATGCTGATTCTGATTATTACTGGTGTCCACCATGTGGATTTCGCCTGTGCAATTCCTGtgaagaaaaggaaattgagGGGGAAATTTGCTGA
- the LOC131320788 gene encoding uncharacterized protein LOC131320788 isoform X1: MIFSVFVFFICSYKACYPLFCDYRNNETENESRDLGLNPIKLSSSNSGTATSDADFCGFRVICLPVPDDSADIITHFIKNTAIIQGKHEGAAEIKHGSHRHPLTLYEGPIDHASSHFNVAWNVQKCHGCAQSISAPFYYCVECEFYLHVWCAELPEELRHPAHPQHNLFLSKGSCVIKCKCCNLFGSTLFYECEKCYFYLDCKCASLPRVIKHESHDKHTLALRPTPFSGTCISCSASLRISFECWGCKFNLCVRCAILPRTVRHRYDKHPFTLTYSPLPYRTDDDFCEICEEGIDSNRWFYHCGECDQYLHTDCILPVDQVSNMVYNDWKPINSRKHPHRLIFVAANPDTSCSLCQRSNADSDYYWCPPCGFRLCNSCEEKEIEGEIC; encoded by the exons ATGATTTTctctgtctttgttttttttatttgttcataTAAAGCATGCTATCCTCTATTTTGTGATTACAGGAACAACGAAACAGAGAATGAAAGTCGTGATCTTGGCCTTAATCCGATCAAACTTTCTTCTAGCAATTCGGGGACAGCAACCTCGGACGCTGAT TTTTGCGGTTTCAGGGTTATCTGCTTGCCGGTGCCTGATGATTCAGCTGATATTATCACCCATTTTATCAAGAACACCGCAATAATACAAGGGAAGCACGAGGGAGCGGCAGAGATCAAGCATGGTAGTCACCGTCACCCATTAACTCTTTATGAAGGGCCAATCGACCATGCATCGTCCCACTTTAATGTGGCATGGAATGTTCAAAAATGTCATGGGTGTGCACAAAGCATCTCTGCTCCATTTTACTATTGTGTTGAATGCGAGTTTTACCTACATGTGTGGTGTGCGGAGCTACCCGAGGAGCTACGACACCCAGCTCACCCACAACATAATCTTTTCTTGAGCAAGGGCAGTTGTGTTATCAAATGCAAGTGCTGCAACTTATTTGGCTCTACCCTTTTTTACGAATGCGAAAAATGTTATTTCTACCTCGACTGCAAGTGTGCGTCCCTACCTCGAGTTATCAAACATGAAAGTCACGACAAGCACACTCTTGCCCTCAGGCCAACACCCTTCTCTGGCACTTGCATATCATGCAGTGCCAGTTTGAGAATATCATTTGAATGTTGGGGCTGCAAATTCAATCTATGCGTACGGTGCGCTATTTTACCACGCACTGTTCGGCATAGATATGACAAACACCCGTTCACCTTAACCTATTCTCCTCTTCCGTACCGGACAGACGACGATTTTTGCGAAATTTGCGAGGAAGGGATCGACTCCAACCGTTGGTTCTATCATTGTGGGGAATGCGACCAATATCTTCACACGGATTGTATACTCCCCGTTGATCAAGTTTCAAATATGGTATATAATGATTGGAAACCCATTAACAGTCGGAAGCATCCGCACCGGCTCATTTTCGTCGCAGCCAACCCAGACACGTCGTGCAGCCTGTGCCAGAGGAGTAATGCTGATTCTGATTATTACTGGTGTCCACCATGTGGATTTCGCCTGTGCAATTCCTGtgaagaaaaggaaattgagGGGGAAATTTGCTGA
- the LOC131320789 gene encoding protein VACUOLELESS GAMETOPHYTES-like codes for MAMEVVQVLQHLGHDHPLMLIKPEETDDSWDLSCYGCQQPISISSSASSYYGCKRCVFFLHKSCAELPHHMTHPSHPQHPLTLHPNPILGNVCDVCRGSGNRFLYRCYDCDYDIDIKCALVVLSIQQSIEHTSHPHQLIPMRKESTFSCDACGIKHEGTSFLCTTCGFWINQKCASSPINLKLNNHHHHTLSLIYILPERHECQICSEEICRRNWAYSCSECHYRTHLHCALLDKGHSTYTSALQLFSFLLVNDFLCLCFFYLFI; via the coding sequence ATGGCGATGGAGGTTGTTCAAGTACTTCAACACTTGGGCCATGACCATCCATTGATGCTCATAAAACCAGAGGAAACAGATGATAGTTGGGATCTTTCTTGCTACGGCTGTCAACAACCAATTTCGATTTCGTCGTCCGCCTCCTCCTACTACGGTTGCAAGCGATGCGTGTTTTTCCTGCACAAATCATGCGCCGAACTACCTCACCATATGACCCACCCTTCTCACCCTCAGCACCCACTCACTCTCCATCCAAACCCAATTTTAGGGAACGTATGTGATGTCTGCAGAGGTAGTGGCAACAGATTCTTATACCGTTGCTACGACTGCGACTATGATATTGACATTAAATGTGCTTTGGTGGTGCTAAGTATCCAACAGAGTATCGAGCACACAAGTCACCCACACCAATTGATCCCCATGCGAAAGGAATCCACGTTCTCGTGTGACGCTTGCGGTATAAAACACGAAGGCACGTCTTTCCTATGTACCACCTGCGGATTCTGGATTAACCAGAAATGTGCATCATCGCCTATCAACCTCAAACTTAACAATCACCATCACCACACTCTATCCCTCATCTACATTCTTCCAGAACGCCACGAATGTCAAATCTGTTCCGAAGAAATTTGCCGAAGAAATTGGGCTTATTCTTGTTCTGAGTGCCACTATCGTACCCATTTACATTGTGCTTTGTTGGATAAAGGCCATTCCACGTACACATCCGCCTtgcaactcttttcctttctccttgTCAATGATTTTctctgtctttgttttttttatttgttcataTAA